The nucleotide sequence CGGCACTGGGTGCGGATCATCTGACCATTGGTGATGACCGTGCTGCGGCAACAATCTGGAGCTGGGCACAAGGCTACCCACAAGCGGCCCAGGTTAATCACGATTGTGCGTATCATGGTGCCGACGGTCGCTTCCGCGATTCTAACTGTGCTGATGATGGCAAATACGCTTGTAAAACAATGGACGGTCGTCAGTGGGCAGTATCGGGCATGGGTACAGAGAATACTTATGCTGCTGGCCAGGCGGCATGTCAGGCACTGGGCTCCCAGTGGCACTTTGGTGTTCCTACTAATGCTCAGCAAAACGAAGCCCTTAAGCGTGCTAAGGCGGCCGTTGGTACCGGGGCTATTTGGCTTGACTACCGCGATACCGTGAGTGAAGGCACCTGGGTAACTTCGGCTCACCAGTTAAGTTACGACGGCGGCGTTGCAGACCTGAAAGCCGTGAAACAAGGTGAAACCTACAAATTCTTTATGAAAGCCACGGCGGTTGATTGCGAATTCCAGTGGGAAGGAGGTTCAGCAACCGAGCGTGACGCCAAGTTTGATTGCCAGAGTACGCCTGATCCGATGATGTTCACTGCAATCGCGGACCCTCAGATCGAAGCCAATGGTAATGTCAGTATCGCGGGTTATATCAAAACCCAGATTGGCGACCAGTTGTGTGGTTTGGAGTGGGATGGAAGCCTGCAAAGTGACAACGAGCGCAATGCTAAGTTTGACTGCGATGGTAATGCGGACCCTCTGGTCATCACCAGCCTTGAAAATGGCACCTCAGATCGGGTGATTATCACGTCGAATGGTTGTGGCTTGCAGTGGGAAGGTGGCAGTGCTGATGACGACGGTGAACGTACCGCTAAATGGGATTGTGGCCCAGCTCACGATGAGCTGAAAATCTACGGTGTCGTTGCCCCAAGCGATTACCGCGAGCTGCGGGTTGCCAGTTCAAATCAATGTCTGGACTTTGAAGGAGTTGATCCGGCAAATGGTGCCAAGGCGATTGTTCATGACTGTGCTGGTGTGGCCTGGCAGAAATGGAAATATGAGCCAAACACCGGTTTGTTGCGCAGCAAGCAAAATCCGGATTATTGCCTGGATCATGCCAGTACCTTCAGTGATGGCGCACGTCCTCATATGTGGCAATGTGCCAGCTGGAGCGACAATCAAAAATGGGATCGCATTGGTGATACCTTCCGCCCACGCTTCAATCACAACTTCGTGCTGGATGCATTTGGCTCATCAAATGGAGATGCCGCAGGGTTATGGAGTGTTCACAATGGCACAAACCAGCAATGGACCTTTGGCAATGATTAAGTTTTAAAAGTCCGTTAAAACAAAAATAAGAAAACTGCGCCGCATTCAATCAATGAATGCGGCCGTCACATCATTCATCAGTGCTGTATTAATCTACTTAGGCATGGATATTAGGGCGTGCTCGTTCTAATACGGGAGTGTAGGTGCAGCATGGAACATCATGGATGTTACTTAACCGAGAGAAATACCATGAAACTACAAAAAACAATGCTTGCTGCATCATTGCTTGGGCTGGTGGGGTTTGCTCAGATCAGCACGGCGCACAATGATGGTGGCTACAGCCATGACTCCGGAGCGGTTGCTAATAACGTTGACTGGATGAGCCGTTTATCGGGTAACCTGAAAGTGAGTGAAATCAACCTGCCAGGCACTCATGACACGATGTCGATTAAATCCGGCGACATCTGGCAAAACCAAACGATGACTTTACGTCAGCAGTTGGATTCAGGTGTTCGGGTATTCGATATGCGTACCCGTCATATCAACGACACCTTTCGTATGCATCACGGCATTATCGCTCAGGACACCTACTTTGATGATGTATTAAAAGATATTGATGGTTTCCTTGAAGCCCATCCAACGGAAACGGTCCTGTTTCGTTTGCGCTCAGAACATACTCCTGAAAACAATACCCGTAGCTATGCAGAAACACTTGAAGAATATCTGGCTGAGCATGGCGGTAAGCGTTGGGTTCCAACTAACAATAATCCAACACTGAACGAAATCCGTGGCAAATTCGTGATTTTGCAAGAATTCAGTGGTGGTACTTACGGTTTGTCGTATGGCGCTATTGATAAGCAAGATGACTATAAATTAGACACGAATTGGGATTTATACGACAAGTGGATAGCCGTTAAAGACCATATGGAAAAGTCTGAATCCGGTAGTCGCGATACTCTGTACATGAATTATCTGAGTGGCGCAGGTGGCTCATTCCCTTATTTTGTCGCCAGTGGGCACTCAAGCCCCGACACGTCTGCCCCAAGGTTGGCTACAGGGTTAACCACACCGGGCTGGGCGAATTCGTATCCAGATTTTCCGCGCACCAGCTGCTTTATTGGTATTTGTACTATTTCGTTTGAAGGTACCAATACCCTGACGGCTGATTATATCGCTAATGGTCAGGCTGGCTTTGTTGGCATGGTGATGGCTGATTTTCCCGGGAAAAAATTAATTGAAAACGTTATCAACATGAATGACCTGAGCGGCTATACCTATAAGGAATTTAACTGGGGTAGCGGAACGGACGAAAATACTCGCTTATGTAATGGTAGTAGTGCTTGTGTTGAGGGGGATGCTTTTACTGACAACGCACCTGCCAGAAAAGACAAGCTGACTGTTGTTAGCTACAACGTTAAGCGACCTTCCGCTGCGAATATCCAAAACCAGATTGAGTGGCTGAAGGATAAATATGGTGCGCAGGGCCCAGACGTTATTTTATTGAGCGAAACCCAGCGCGGTGCTTCTTGCGGTGCGGGTCGCAACACCGCCCGTGAGTACGCAAAAGCTTTCAATGGTTATTATGTGAATGCTAATGAAGATGGCCCGAGCTCTAGCTGTCAGACAGGCAATGCGATTGTTTCCCGCTACCCGATGGGGAATGTCGGTATGATCCGCTTTAATGCCCAATCGGATGGTAGTTGGTCGAATAACCCTCAGGCTGGGCGTAATGCCGTTTATGCGGATATTAATGTTGGTGGCGATGTGGTGCATGTATATTCCATACACACGCATCATAGCTTTGGCATTGAGGGCGATTCTATCCGTAAGAAGCAACACGCTGAGATGGTGCAGCATGCGGAAGGTAAGCCTTATAGCAAAGTTCTGGGTGGCGATTTTAATGCCATTGGCCATGTGTTTGCAGATCCAATTGGCCTGCACGATATTTCACTCAATCCTGTATTTGATAAAGGTTACGCCGATGCTCACGATAGCCTGTCGACTTCTGGGCGAATCACATCAGAAGCAGGATTGCTGGACGGTGACTGGACCCTGATTCTGGACTTTATTTTTGCTAAAGATGGCAGTACGTCGAATGCTGGATTGTGTACCAGTGATTATTGTCGCAACAGTGACGTAATGTCTGACCATGTTCCTATCTGGGCTGATATCAGCTTCGCAGGAAATGGAGCTGCGCTTTCTGCTATAAAGATTAATGAGATGAAATCTGGAGATCGCTTCTCATTTAAACTGGCGACTAAGATAGGCTCATCCACTTGTAAGATGGAATGGGATGGCGGTGAATCAAATGGCGAGCGTAATGCTAAATTTGACTGTAACTCAGCGGGTGATGAACTGACATTTGTTGTGAATGCCGACCCCTGGGTCGATCATAATGGTTATCAGGCAACTCGTGGCTACATTTTAACCCTGGATGGAACGTGTGGTCTGGAGTGGGATGGAAGTCTGCAAGATGATAATGAGCGCAACGCGAAATGGGATTGTAGCAGTGGTAAGGATGAAGTTTACCTCACCAGTCATGCCGATGGCGGCCTGGATGACGTTATCATTACGACGGTGAGCAATATCTGCGGCCTGCAATGGGAAGGTGGTTCGGGTGTTGAACGTGATGCCAAGTTTGATTGCGACCCATCCTGGGACACATTCAGCATGGTTGAGCTGCGCCCGGAAGCCATTACCCCAGCTACCATGCAGCAAGGTGATACTTATGGCATGACAATTCACTCCGTGGTTGATCATTGCGGACTTGAATGGGGAGGCTTTATTGCTGAGCCTGAACGTATTGCTAAGTTTGATTGCAGTGGCAGTGCTGATCCGGTTCAGTTTATTGCAACAGATAGTCCGGTCGACAACGGAAACGGCACCACCTCGGTCAGTGGTAAGCTGTATTCTCATGGTGGTTCTTGCGGTTTAGAGTGGGGTGGGGTCACCAGCGGCTCTGATCGAAAAGCTAAGTGGGATTGTGCGGGTAATGCTGACCCACTGGTGATAACCACCAAAGCGGATTCTAACGATGTTTATATTCATGCAAGTAATGGATGTGGCCTGGAGTGGAGTTTGACGTCTGTGAATAACGAGCGAGAAGCCAAATGGGACTGTAATGGCAGTGTTGGTGACAGTTCGAATGCAGACAGCTTAACGCTCTCTGGTGTGACTAAGCAGTAAACGACCTGTGTTGTGAAAGTGGTATCAACCGATGCCACTTTCACTCACGCTTTAATCAAAACTGCGTGTTAAGCGGGTTCGGCCTCAAGGGTATCGGCGTACGTCGTTTTGAAAATCTCCGGCATCCGGGCAGGGCGGCCATTCTCCAGATTGGTGCAGATGTAATCAGTTTTGGCGCGCAGGATGGTTTTCTGATCGCTTAAGCGCACCACCTGAAATACCCGGCTGGCGCGCAGCTTGCCATCGTTATTGATCAGCCAGACAAACACCACAACCTTATCGTTAAGATACGCCGACGATAAATAATCAATCTCATGGCGAACCACGGCCATGCCGCGTTTTAATTCCATACAGGCATGTTCGGTTAATCCCACGCTGCGGGTGTGCTCCCATACAGTAGCGTCCAGCCATTGCAGATACACCGCGTTATTAACGTGACCAAAGCCATCGATCTCTTGAGCCTTTACCGTAAAGCACTTACCAAAAGCGTTAGGATGTTCGGCTAATTGCAGAATGTCAGCGTCCATGATGTCTCTTATACTCAGAATAGGTGGTGCAGGAATGTAGCACGCCAACAGCAAGATTTGATTCTCTTAAAATGTAAGAAAAGGAATGACTGAGTTGAATTAAACGCAAAGCTGGCATTGAGTGTGGTGGGGTGTGACGTATGATGTATTCAAACTCTGATGCTTCGGCGCTGAGTCTGTAATGGTGGCAGGAGGGCATAACAACAATGGATTGTGTGAAACACCCCCGGCGCTGGTGGTTCAGCCTCGTCTGGTTGGTTGTGACCGGCGTTCTATTAACGCCTTATAGCCAGGCAAAGAGTTGCGACTCCGTTATTATTAACGGCTCCGATGTCTGGAAGCCGGTCTCCTATCGGCAAGAAGGCTTATTGGTCGGTATCGTTCCCGACATTCTGATTCGCACTTTAGCGCAAATGGGTCACGCGGTTGACGTTGCACCACCGCAACCCTGGAAGCGCCTGCTTGAAAGTGTTGCCAAAGGAAAAATCGATGTTGTCTCGGGTGCTTATGGCAATGCCCAACGTGCAAAAACCTACCTCTATAGTGATGTGATTTTTCAGGATGAAGTTCGGGTTTTTGTCCGTAAAGGCCGCGAATTTCCATTTCAATCGCTTGATGATCTGGTCGGCAAAGCGGGTGCGATTCCGCTGGGAGCGTCGTATGGTGAAGCGTTTGACGCGTTCGCCAAAGAGCACTTACTGCTGTTTGAACCGGGCAGCTATTCCGCCATGTTTCAGATGTTAAACCGCGGCCGTATCGATTTTATTGTGCTGGCGTACTTCGATGGCCTTGCGGAAGTTCAGCGCAGTGAGCTGTCTGATGTGATTTCGATATTGCCACAGCCGGTGGTGATCAACGATGTGTACGCACTGTTCTCAAAAACATCGCCTTGTTCGGCGGTGCTGCCTGAATTTAATCGTCGGCTGAAAGTGCTCAAAAAGAGTGGTGAATGGCAGCGAATCATTGAGACTCATATCCGTGCCGCAATTATTGAGTCGCCTTAGAGCAACAATGATTGCTGCGAAAACTAAAAAGCCGCTCACTGAGCGGCTTTTTAGTGTCGGAATATTCAGTTGAGCAACGGCGCAACCACCATGGCGCAACTGCTCACAAAGGCGATGCCCCAGCTGAGGCTTCGCATCAGATGAATATTGGCCCAATAACACACGGTGTATAACACGCGCCCAATAATAAACAGGATGCAGCAGGCATTAATCAGCGACGCGCTTGCTTCAAAATGCAGTGCGCAAAATAAACCTGCAATGAATACCGGCAGCGCTTCCAGGCTGTTCAGGTGTGCAGATAACGCACGTTTTCCTAAACCAGTGAGTTGTGCCTGCTGATCGCGTGGGTAGCGGTTGTCGTAACCGCCTTGTTGGCGATTCATGGCAATCGAAACAGGAATTTTGGTGATGATGATCGACAGGATGGCGAACAGTACAGTGAGAATTGGCAGAGTCATGTTTTGGCCTGTTAGTGAGAATGAAGCGTTATTGTGTCGTTAGTGCTGGTGTTGTTAAAGGGGGAATTAGGTGTCAGAGAAGATTGGTATGTTCCGTTACTTTGACCAGTTGTGCTTGCTTTGATGTTGGTCACTGTTTTATTGATACAAAACTTTGGTAGTATCGAGGTCAATATTGAATGAGTCTGCCAAGGTTGTACTGCTCTTGAGGTTGGAGAGGAGAGGTGGACAGGGAATAACAAGGATCTCGTGTGATGGTCACACTACTTACCTCTATTAAGCGGGTAGCCTCTATTGGGGGGCGAGCCTGTGTTCTGTATTTGATGATCTTCAAATACAGGCTAATTCCTCAATCCAAGTTAATCGTGTTTCGATGATTTATTTCCTTAGAGCAACGTAGGAAAGTAATCGGAATTACGCAATTTCGGGCGTGCTTTAGAGTGGGGGAAGGATGATCGTAACATTAAACGCTATGCGCCAAAATTAGTTTTGCCTTTCATTATCGCGAAAAGATCTCGCTAAGGAAATATTGAATGATAGTTGGAGTATTGATTAGAAGCTTTAAAGTCTATAGTGGATGGTCATATGTGCCAATTAGTCGCGGTGATAACTTTACTTCGATTATTGGTGATAATGGAGTTGGAAAAAGCTCAATCCTTGAAGCGCTTGACTTGTTTTTTAACCGACACGTCCATAATTGGAATTACAATCATACATCTTTAAAAAGTGGGTTAGATAAGTCACCACCAGAAGTTTGTCCAATCTTCCTCATCGAAAAGAGGAAGATCAATCACAGAACCAATACGTATAAGAGCCTGGAGCGTTTAAATGAGTTGCTTTGGAAATTAGATGTTCATGATTACAATCCAACATTTCATAAATTGCTCAGTCCAATGGTTTCTCATGTGAGTCACTTGAAGGAAGCAGGGTTTTCCAGCTCAAGATTTTTTTTATTCCCTTGTGGGGTAAGAAAGATTAAGGGGCAGACAGAGTTTTCAATGGCTTTTTTTGATAACTCTCCATATTGGAATGATTTGGAGGAAGACGACGGTGAAGGAAGCCAAGAAAGTTATAGTCTAAATGACGTTCTCACTGATGCGATTTCTCACGTAAGGGAAAATATAGAGTATATATACATTCCATCCGAACTGGACTATCAGCAGTATACTAAGATTGAGGGCAGTACAATTCAGGCCTTGATGGGGACGACAGTCGATAACATTATTAAGGATCTGATTGACGATGGAGTATTAAAGGGAATTAATAAAGGGTTAGATGAGTTTCTTAAGGAAATAGAGGTATATTTGAGTAAGTACCAGTATAAGAAGCCGTCTGTGTATCAGACGAGATTTAACCTATCTCACTTATCCTCAAAAATTATTGAAACATACTTTGATTCAAAAGTTCTAAATTTGAAATCTGGTTCCGCGTCAACTCCAATTTATGATTGTAGCTCAGGTGAGAAACGTCGAGCTATTATTGATTTGGCTGAGGCCTTTATACTAAAAGCAAGAAAGGATCCTAGTGGAAAAAAGGTAGTATTAGCAATTGATGAGCCTGAAGTTTCATTGCACATGTCTGCTTGTTTTGATCAGTTTTCGAAAATTGAGGGGATATCAAAAAGTGGAGTTCAGACGATTGTATCAAGCCACTGGTACGGATATTTACCATCGGTTTCTGCCGGTGGTGCAGTATATATTGCGGATTCAAAGTCTGGGAGGAGCTCTAGCTATATCGATTTAAAGAGATATAGAGAAGATATTAAAGAGCTGCGAAAATCTACTAGCGGAGCTTTGCCCTCTAATATTGAGCTAAAGACAATAAATGATACTGTTCAATCGGTAATTTCCACGATTGTCTATTCAAATATGAAGTGGATTATTTGTGAGGGAGCATCAGATAGAATATACCTTGATCATTTTTTCTCTGATCATGAAGATGTTCGAATTGTTTCTGTTGGCGGCAGTAAATACGTAAAACAGTTCTATGAATACTTGTATTTGGCTCTGGAGGATGAGCGTCAGAGTATTGTTGGTCGAGTGTTTCTTTTAGTTGATACTGATGAAAGTTTTGAAAAGTACACTGCAAAGGAGTCGATAAAACAAATAGTAATTAAGCGACTTCAGAACTACGATGACGAATATATTACGAGATTGGAAAAAACTTCAGATACTAAGAGTACTCTTCCTACAGAAATCGAAGATGTGTTAGATCCTAAGGTATTTCTAGAAACACTAAAGACTTATAGTAGTGAAAATGATGATGTGAAAAACATACTGTCAGCTCCAGAAATTACTACTGCATCAGCATCTGGTTTTGCTCTGGACTGGAGAGTGTCTGAACGAAAACAACTAGAGAAGTTCTTTTCATCCCCCCAAATTAAGTGTGAGTTTGCGGAGCGATATATATCGATATGTCAAAAAGAGCCCTTAGGGTGGGTTGAAGATATATGGGAGTTTCTTAAAGCTGGGGGTTGATTCTTGTGACCGCTATGGATGGAATTATGTAGTTAGGAGTAGTGTTTTATTTGGGTGGTCCCTTGTGTCGTAAACTGCTCCCCCCTACAATGCCACTCGTTTTTACACTATCCCATTACCTTAAACTCTAGGTTGTAACGATGAGCGACAAGCCAGCACTGCCAGACCACCTGTCTGTTAACCCTAAAAGCAAGTTCTACGCAGAAGAGTTCTTCGAGTACGACGTAGGCATCCGCCTGAACGGCAAAGAGCGCACGAACGTCGAAGAATACTGCATCAGCGAAGGCTGGATTAAAGTGTCTTCGCCTACCGCTAAGGATCGTTTTGGCAACCCAATGCTGATGAAGCTGAAGGGCGAAGTAGAAGCCTTCTACAAATAAGCATTTCGCCAAATCGCATCCCTCATAAACTTTGCTGGGGTGCAGGCAATAAAAAAACCGCGCAGCTTGTAAAAACTGCGCGGTTTTTTATTGCTCGTCAGAAGCCCGTAAACTAGATGCGGAACTTCAGCAGGGTATTAACCGCATTTTTAAACAGCGAACCGTACGGTGGCGACAGCATCAAAATGATCTTAGACGTCAGGTTGGACTGCTTGAATACCGGACGCAGTTTAGAAAACTCTTTGAAGCCTTCTTCACCATGGTAGTGGCCCATGCCGCTGTTTCCGATACCGCCAAATGGCATATCATGTTGCGCAACGTGGAACATGCAGTCGTTGATGCACACACCGCCCGACAGGGTTCTGAATAACAGGTCGTCCTGAGTGCTCTTGTTGTTCGAGAACATGTACAGAGCCAGTGGACGATCGCGCTCATTCACGTACTCAACCACTTCATTCAGTGATTTGTAGGTTTTGATCGGCAGAATCGGGCCAAAGATTTCGTCCTGCATCACAATCATATCGTCAGTTGGATTAACAACGATGTGTGGTGCAATTTTCTGACCTTCAACGTTTTGATCAGCGCCCTGAATCAGCTGGATGACATCCGCGCCTTTTTCTTTGGCGTCTGCCAGGGTCGCGGTTAAGCGATTAAACGCTGCTTCATCGATGATGGCGGTTAAATCGTCGTTGTTCACGCCGTCATAACGACCGGCAACCACTTTTTTGGCCTGCTGCACAAACTCGTCGACTTTGCCTTCCTGAATAAACAGGTAGTCTGGTGCAACACAGGTTTGGCCAGCATTGAGGAATTTGGTGAACGTGACACGCTCAGCAGCCGTGGCAACATCATAGTCAGGAGCGATAATGGTTGGCGATTTGCCGCCCAGCTCCAGTGTTACCGGAGTCAGGTTTTTCGAGGCAGCTTCCATCACCACTTTGCCGGTGGCGGCAGAGCCGGTGAATACCATGTGATCCCATGGCATGGACGAGAATTCGCGGGCCGATGTGCCCGGGATAACCGCCAGTGTTTCTTCGTCGAACGAGGCTGAAACCAGTTCATCGATCAGTCGACACAGGTTTTGCGAGTTGGCCGCCATCTTCACTATGCAGCGGTTACCTGCGGCCATGGCGCTGATCGCTGGGCTTAATGCCAGGAATAGTGGGTAGTTCCACGGGGTAACAACGCCAACCACGCCTTTTGGCTGGGGGATCAGTTTGTTGCTGGCACCAAAGAAGGTCAGGCCAACATGGCGGCTTCTGGCCTTGGACCATTTTTTAAGACGCTTCTTGGCATACGTTACCGAGCCAAGCAGTGGCATCAGCTCCAGCAGCATGGTTTCGTTAACGGAGCGGCCGCCGAAGTCTTTGTTGATGGCTTCACAGATGCGCTCTTTGTTGCTTTCCAGCAACTGGGCCAGTTTCTCAAGATTGTCTTTGCGCTCTTGAATGCTTGGGTAGGCATGTTTACGTGAAGCTTCGTATTGCTTCTTATACGTCGCCTGAAGTCTTTCTGAAGGAGTCATAGGAGATCAGCTTCTTTGATGTTATTAGAGTTTTTACTCGGTTGAGTGTACCGCGCTTTTTGTGGCAAATCGACAGCTGATACGGGAATAAATATGGGGGTGGGGCAGTTTTTGTTAAAGGGATGATAAGGGTAGGGTTTAACGGCTCAGGTAGCTCAGGCCTGCTTCAATAAATTCGCCGAGTATTTTGTAGTTCTGATTGACGATAACCGCTTCAATGCGAGTCCAGTCAAGATTCAGACAATTCTTGCAACGTTTCGAGTTGTTCTTGCGCATGCTGGTGTATGGAGGTGATATAAGCTTCGTTCATTCTTGCTGACTCCAGTATTTGAAATCTTCCCATTTTGACCAGACTCTTTGCTCAATCAGCATAGCCTGACCTTCACCAAAAAGGCGCTTTCCCTCAATGGCTTCATAAGCCAGTGGTGTAGGAGCTTCGATGATGGATATAGAGTTAACAGTGCGCTGATTTAAGTCACTCAGGGCTGAGTCAAACTCTGGAAGTTGCTGCCAGGAATTCGATGATTCCGGCAGCAGGAGGGCCAGGACAATGTCGCTTTGTTGATTGGCAGTTCCTTGGGCGAAACTGCCATAAAGCCAAGCTGCCAAAACCCCTTGCTGTTGCAAGTATGTTGATACTTGTTGAAGCAGAGGCTCTGGTAGTTGCATCAGAGCGCCTGAATTTTCTCAATTTGCTCTTTCAGCTTGGCGATGTCACGCTCGAAATCAGCGGCTTTTTCTTTCTCTTTTTCGATCACTGCAGCCGGTGCCTTGTCGGTAAAGCCCGGGTTGCCCAGCTTGTTGGTGACACGATCCAGATCTTTACCCAGCTTCTCAATCGACTTATTCAGACGCGTTACTTCGGCGTCTTTATCGATAAAGCCAGCCATTGGGATCAGAATTTCCATATCGCCAACCAACTGGGTGACCGACATTGGTTCTTCATCACCTTCGTTCAGCCAGGTCAGCTTCTCCAGCTTGGCCAGCTTCATCAGGAAGGCCTGGTTCTCTTCCGCACGACGGAAGTCATCGTCGTCGCCGTTTTTGAATAATAATTCCAGCGCTTTGCTTGGTGGAATGTTCTTCTCGCCACGCACGTTACGTACCGCAGTGATTACATCCTGCAGCCATTTTACGTCGGCTTCCGCGTCGGTATCGATCAGGGCTTCCTGAGCTTGTGGGAATTCCGCCAGCATAATGCTGTCGCCGGATTTACCCGCCAGCTCTTTAACCTGCTGCCAGATTTCTTCAGTGATAAACGGCATGATTGGGTGAGCCAGTCGTAATACCGCTTCCAGTACACGAACCAAAGTACCCAGGGTGCCACGCTTAGCTTCGATTGGCGCGTTTTCGTCCCACAGAACCGGCTTAGACAGTTCCAGGTACCAATCGCAGTATTCGTTCCAGATAAATTCGTACAGCGCAGACGCCGCCATATCGAAACGGTATTGATCAAAGTGACGACGTACTTCCTGCTCGGCAAATTGAAGGCGGGAAATAATCCAGCGATCCGCCAGAGACAGCATCGCATCTTCGCCGTTGGCGCCACACTTAGCTTTCATTTCGTCAGTGATGGCGATGGTTGTACCGTCAGCCGCCGCTTTATCAACCGCTTCTTCGCCGGCAACCGACAACATCACATAACGGGAGGCATTCCATAACTTGTTACAGAAATTACGGTAACCTTCCAGACGTTTCATATCCCAGTTGATATCACGACCGGTGGAAGCCATGGCCGCCAGGGTGAAACGCAGCGCGTCGGTACCGTGTGGGGCAATGCCTTCCGGGAATTCTTTTTTCGTGCGCTTGCCAATTTTCTCAGCCAGCTGTGGCTGCATCATATTGCCGGTGCGCTTATACATCAGGTCGTCGAGGGAAATACCATCGATCATATCCAGCGGGTCGAGTACGTTACCCTTGGATTTTGACATCTTCTGACCGACTTCGTCACGAATCAGGCCGGTTACGTAAACGGTTTTAAACGGTACCTGAGCTTTGCCATCTTCGTCTTTGCAGAAGTGCATGGTCATCATGATCATGCGTGCAACCCAGAAGAAGATAATGTCGAAACCGGTAACCAGAACGTCAGTCGGGTGGAAGTCCTGCATACGTTTCAGTACTTCGGGATCATCCAGGTTGGGCCAGCCTAAGGTGCCGAAGGTCCACAGGGCAGAGGAGAACCAGGTATCCAATACGTCGTTGTCCTGAACCAGTTCAACGTCGGCGGCCAGGCTGTTTTGTTCGCGCACTTCTTCTTCGGTACGGGCAACGTAAACATTACCTTCTTCGTCGTACCAGGCCGGGATGCGGTGACCCCACCACAGCTGACGGGAAATACACCAGTCTTGGATATCACGCATCCAGGAGAAGTACATGTTTTCGTAGTTCTTCGGCACGAACTCAATGTCGCCGTTTTCAACCGCTTCAATCGCAGGCTTAGCCATGGTTTTAGCGTCAACGTACCATTGGTCGGTCAGCATTGGCTCAATCACCACGCCGCCACGGTCGCCGTATGGAATAACCATGTCGTTTTCAACGATTTCAACCAGCAGGCCAGCTTCTTCGAAGTCGGCAACGATGGCTTTACGCGCGGCGAAACGCTCCATGCCACGGTATTTCTCAGGAATAAAACCAGACAGTTCGTTGTTCACGCTGCCGTCAGTGTTAAAGGTCTGAGCTTCGTCGCGGATATCAGCGTTAAAGGTCAGTACGTTGATCATTGGCAGCTTGCAACGTTGGCCAACTTCATAGTCATTGAAGTCGTGGGCCGGGGTGATCTTCACACAGCCGGTGCCTTTTTCCATATCGGCGTGTTCGTCGCCAACGATTGGAATG is from Bacterioplanoides sp. SCSIO 12839 and encodes:
- a CDS encoding DUF3297 family protein; its protein translation is MSDKPALPDHLSVNPKSKFYAEEFFEYDVGIRLNGKERTNVEEYCISEGWIKVSSPTAKDRFGNPMLMKLKGEVEAFYK
- a CDS encoding coniferyl aldehyde dehydrogenase; protein product: MTPSERLQATYKKQYEASRKHAYPSIQERKDNLEKLAQLLESNKERICEAINKDFGGRSVNETMLLELMPLLGSVTYAKKRLKKWSKARSRHVGLTFFGASNKLIPQPKGVVGVVTPWNYPLFLALSPAISAMAAGNRCIVKMAANSQNLCRLIDELVSASFDEETLAVIPGTSAREFSSMPWDHMVFTGSAATGKVVMEAASKNLTPVTLELGGKSPTIIAPDYDVATAAERVTFTKFLNAGQTCVAPDYLFIQEGKVDEFVQQAKKVVAGRYDGVNNDDLTAIIDEAAFNRLTATLADAKEKGADVIQLIQGADQNVEGQKIAPHIVVNPTDDMIVMQDEIFGPILPIKTYKSLNEVVEYVNERDRPLALYMFSNNKSTQDDLLFRTLSGGVCINDCMFHVAQHDMPFGGIGNSGMGHYHGEEGFKEFSKLRPVFKQSNLTSKIILMLSPPYGSLFKNAVNTLLKFRI
- a CDS encoding nucleotidyltransferase domain-containing protein, producing MQLPEPLLQQVSTYLQQQGVLAAWLYGSFAQGTANQQSDIVLALLLPESSNSWQQLPEFDSALSDLNQRTVNSISIIEAPTPLAYEAIEGKRLFGEGQAMLIEQRVWSKWEDFKYWSQQE
- a CDS encoding AAA family ATPase, with the protein product MIVGVLIRSFKVYSGWSYVPISRGDNFTSIIGDNGVGKSSILEALDLFFNRHVHNWNYNHTSLKSGLDKSPPEVCPIFLIEKRKINHRTNTYKSLERLNELLWKLDVHDYNPTFHKLLSPMVSHVSHLKEAGFSSSRFFLFPCGVRKIKGQTEFSMAFFDNSPYWNDLEEDDGEGSQESYSLNDVLTDAISHVRENIEYIYIPSELDYQQYTKIEGSTIQALMGTTVDNIIKDLIDDGVLKGINKGLDEFLKEIEVYLSKYQYKKPSVYQTRFNLSHLSSKIIETYFDSKVLNLKSGSASTPIYDCSSGEKRRAIIDLAEAFILKARKDPSGKKVVLAIDEPEVSLHMSACFDQFSKIEGISKSGVQTIVSSHWYGYLPSVSAGGAVYIADSKSGRSSSYIDLKRYREDIKELRKSTSGALPSNIELKTINDTVQSVISTIVYSNMKWIICEGASDRIYLDHFFSDHEDVRIVSVGGSKYVKQFYEYLYLALEDERQSIVGRVFLLVDTDESFEKYTAKESIKQIVIKRLQNYDDEYITRLEKTSDTKSTLPTEIEDVLDPKVFLETLKTYSSENDDVKNILSAPEITTASASGFALDWRVSERKQLEKFFSSPQIKCEFAERYISICQKEPLGWVEDIWEFLKAGG
- a CDS encoding MAPEG family protein → MTLPILTVLFAILSIIITKIPVSIAMNRQQGGYDNRYPRDQQAQLTGLGKRALSAHLNSLEALPVFIAGLFCALHFEASASLINACCILFIIGRVLYTVCYWANIHLMRSLSWGIAFVSSCAMVVAPLLN